The Panicum hallii strain FIL2 chromosome 5, PHallii_v3.1, whole genome shotgun sequence genome contains the following window.
TTGGTATAGTCTCGGAAAGGAGTGGGGTCTGATGGATATGTAGATCAGCTGCCAACGCGTGCTCGAATCACTCGCTTTTTTTTTCAGGTTTCAAAAAAAATTTGGAACGTGATGCTCTGATCGCGCTTGCATTCCTGCCCTACATGTATGTTTAAATAAGTTTTTACTTGTTACCTGCAAAACGGCACTCATGTTTCTATTTGCTGCGTGGGTTTGTTTTCACCACAAAAGATACTGTTTTGCAAAGTCTGCTGTATTGTATCCCTATCCCGGCTGCTTAGTCCTGTATAGTAGTACACCTGGCGATAATTCAGAGGAAAAGGCCCTTTGCTAGGAAGAATATGTGCTGAAAATAAAAGAGAATATGTCCTGGTGGAAGAGGAGATACTCGCACAGGTACAGAGAGGCTCTAGTGGTTTCCATAGAGCAATCAAACAAGAACTGCTGGGAGTTGACTATAGGACGTCATGCTGATCGGAAAGTGAACAAACACGCTCTATTGGACGGTGAGATTCGCAGTCTCTCGTGTTTCTCGTGGAAGAATGAGAAATTAGCAAGAACCTCGAATTAGCAAGAAggatttcaaaaaaaaaaaccaaaAAACTGGTCCTGAAAATGATATAGATTCCTTCAACTATCATGCTTGCACAAAGCAACTTGAAACCACGCTTAATTTTGCAGCTATAGATGCTagtaattcaattaattcagaATTTTGAGCCAGTCAGATAAACTTGAAGTCTCCAAATAAAACTTTCCCAGAATTGAATATTTGTACCAAAAAATAATCTCAATCTGGTTAGCGTTTATGTTTAACCGAGCCTTTTTTTTATCTTTTTGGGTGTCATGTTCTACAGTATATCCCAATTGTTTATTGAAGTGCTACACGGCAAGTTAAAGCAAAGCTCTAAAAAAAATGAGAGCACCAGACTACCATGCCAACATAAAAGAACAGGTTAGATCTTTCTGTTCTATTTAAATGAAAGAGTGACCGTCTATGCAAGGTATAAAACCTAGCTCGTGATAGCGTGAGCCGCAAGCTAATGTGATGACCGGTAAGCCATGACATCATCCTGCTGTCATCCTTCTCGCTGGCTTACCAATCATGGCTACTGACTGGTCTACTCTGTTTGGTCCTGCACTTTGACGCTTTGTAATTGCTTCAATATTTTAAGCTGTGTAACTACAACAAAAATAACAAGGTACTTGgtgccttttcttttctttctcgaAACAATAATTTTCTGGTGTTCCATGGATGAGTTAACGGATTAGTTCATCGAATTAAATTTTGTATCATTAAAGTAGAACACTTTTTGAATTTTGGATTTGCGTTAATGTTTTCAAAGTGGGGCTTTTGCACGTATGAAATTCTTTTTTGTGGTGGCTGGCTGGCAAGGTTACAAACGAATTAGTAAGTAattatgtatgtgtgtatggATATATCCTTTTCAAATCAATCCCATAATTGGGGCTGCTTTGATTTATGGCTTGTTGACTTGAGGACACTAGATATACCTTGGCCATGACACACCATCTACAATCATTTAACGAAACATTGGCTTCAAGGCCTGTAATTTTATAGAACCACCAACTCAGCAGATGTTAAAGTGTAATAAAAATCAACGGAATAAGAAAAGGACCAACATTGTACAATACCATTTGATTTATAAGCTATCATCTACTGTATGTTTGCTTTTCCTAGGTGAAATTTTGAGGCATCGGCCAATTTCTTGAGTTGATGATATTAGAAACTTAGCTTGGTTCACAAATTTAAACAGTTGTGGAAGTCTTCTAGTTGAAAGTTCTAAATTTGGTTATGGAAGTTTTGAAGCTACACTAGAACCTAAGAATCTTACTAAAAGTTGCAATATTTTGTGTTGGAAGCTTGTGAAGGTGCTGTACTAATGCTGACTGAGCGAGACAGTTACCAGAGGGCTCTGGAGTTGGCATTAGCCAAATAATCCCTCCTTCTAAAATATTGGTCGTTTTGGAATTTTTAGATTCGTTACATTTACTATGTGGTTAGATATAATTATATTTAGATGTATAGTAAAATTTAcgaatttagaaaagttaaaacAACCTACATTTAGAACGGAGGGAGCAGGAGTTACGGTTTACTCTAGCACACAACTTTAAAATACGGTTTTGGCAGTATATTTTGTCAGTGTCATCAAGATAAAATGATTTCCTACCATGTTCATGTGAAAGAAAAAGTCGATCCTTTATTCATCAGGTAGCATGGGGTGTCCATTTTTGCTGAAAATGGCAGGAAGCTGGCCCTGCTTTTTTCAGATCCGACCAGACAAAATTTAGAAGCAAAATCTTTCCCTGGCCAGCCGCAAAAGCCACGTCACGTCCCCTGCTTATCTCCCGCTCGCATACGTGATCCATGCGTAGGCCTCTCCTCCCTCCCTGGCTGCCCAACCCATCAGAATTCATTCATTTCTCTAGCCCCCCCCTTCCCTTCCCCGCAACTACTCTCTACTCTCTACTACACGCTTCCCAGAAACAGAGGAACCCAGAGACCATACCAGGAACCAAATTTGCCCAAGCGATCCGGTCGCCTATCCGGCAACGGATCGAGCCTGTCCTTTgctgccgccggcgccgacgccgaTGGGTTCGGCCGATCACAGTGAGGTACACCCGTCTTCTCTTGTGTCTTCTCCTTGCCGCCGCGTCCTGCGATCTTCTGGCCGACCTCGCCTCCGCTTCATGTTTGCTGCAGATCGACGGGATCGTGGTGGCGGAGAGAGGCGCGAGGAGCTGCGTCGAATGCCGCGCCACCACCACGCCCATGTGGCGCAGCGGCCCGACCGGGCCCAGGGTGAGTTCATcctcatcgtcatcatcatcgtgtCCCCTGTTCTTTCTTGTTTTGCGCTGCTCGGTACTGTTCGTCAGGATAAGGCCCGATCGGGTTGGGGATTCTGATGACTAGCCGCTGAATTTCGCTGCTGATCTTGATCCACACCTAGCTGTAGATACGCGACGACTCCGCTTGTCCTGCAAATACAGTCCGATGAGACCGAGGCAGCAGCTGCAAGGACCTAGTCAAACTTGTGCGCTCTAGCACTAGCAGCATGTTTAATCAGATACAGCTAATGATCGAGCCACATTCCACCAAATCTAACCTGTGCGCTCCAGGTTTTTAAGTTTTTGAATTCCTTATGCAAGAGGTTGACAGTACCATCTTCTGAGAGTCCCAGACAAGCGCCCTGCTTTTGGAGTTCTATTCCGCGAAGTTTCCTCTCGCTCTTATAGCCATATATGTTTAAATTGGAATGGACAATTGAGATAGGCACCATTGAGATACTAGTTTGCAATTGAGCTGCATGCCACCTGATCTATTAATTTCCGTGGTGATATTACTTACTTTTACAAAACTTTATATTGTAGATTTTGTAAGATGGTGAAAATATGAAAGTGTTTTATCCTTTTTATTAGAATTCAGTGCTTTACCAATTCAAACAGGGACTATGAGATTCTCTTTGCACTCTGTAGTTACAAAAACGTTTTGTAGGATTCGGGACAGGGGACAGGGTCTATTGTGCTAATATGACTTGTTGACATTTCTCTGTATTCAATTGGTTTCCAACTTGTTGGTTAGGTGAGCTGTTCCTTGCAACAGTGCTAACCACCGAGCCAATGGTGTGCCGGGAGAAAGATACTTTATCCACTTTGATTCTCTTAGCTTTTGATTATTTTTCATTTCTATCCTCCACCTTTCCAACATTGAGTTTCCGGTGACCGAATTGCTCACAAAGAGAAAGACCTAAAAACTTTGAGGACAAACGGTCTAAGAGCTGAGTTTTCAGTTTTGGATAAAACATATTTGATGCTTAATTGCAACTTATCTGCAGATAAATCAGATGTGACTTTTTAACTCAATTCTGTTCGCAGTCGCTTTGCAATGCTTGCGGGATCCGGTACcggaagaagaggaggcaagAGCTTGGATTAGAccacaagcagcagcagcagcagcgatcACAACATAATGGTGAGGCCACAACTGAAGTAAAAgacagtagcagcagcagcagcgggagCAGCAACTTGCAGGCGGTGCAGAAACGGAGGCTCCTAATGGGCGTGGAGGAGGCTGCGTTGTTGCTTATGACCCTGTCTTCCTCACCCACATCCACATTGCTACATGGCTAAGAACCCTACAACTCCAAACAAACGATGTACATACACACACATAAACCTGCACACCCAGTACCCAACGATTCCAATCCAACCATACAAGTTTCTCAGTTTATCTTCACCTGGATAAGATAGGGAGGGGAGGGGCCCTATCTCAAGATTCTGTGATCTTGcgattgggggggggggggttggttTAGTGCCTACCTAATGACTCCATCCTCTTCGTTCTCCTCAGTTGCGCCGCACCATCGTAGATCTTGGTCATGTCAGTGTGAAGCTTATCTGTTCTGTGATTTGTGGTAGGCTCCATGATCGGAGGTCTGTTGATCTCACTCCCCCACACatctttttctcctttttttttgttctttGTATGTACTTTGATGTTGCCCCTTTGTGAGGGATTGACGATCGAAAGCAGACGTCGACCCTCTTCATTCTGAAATAAAAAGGTGAAAGTAATAAGAAAAGGCTTTTTATTGTTCATTTCAGCTGGCCTGGCTTGAGTAACTTCATGTTGATCTACTTGTGTCGGGGAAAAAAATGCAGATGGTCCAATACTTGTCTGTGGGTAAAAAAGGGTTCAATGAACATAACATCCACATAAAGATCATCTCTAAATTACAAAATAATGATGCACCAGAGACACTTTGAGCACAAGAGATAACTTTTAACACTTTGAGATACTTTGACACCCAGTTCGAGCTCTGCTTCCTTCTTAATTCATACTCTTTCCGTCCCGTGAAGAGTGCAATTCTGGATTTGACAAAAATCCCAACAAAAAATACAATCCTGGAAAAAGTGGGACCCACCACCGAGTAGTTATCCAACCCGCATGGTCTCGACGCGGCATCGGCTCCACCGACCGCACATCTGTACCTTTCCCATCGCCCTCTCATCTCATCCACCGCTCGGAGTTCCTGACTGACCGCCGCCCTCGCTATGAATCCCGTGCGCCACCCCTCTCTGCTCATGGTGGTGAGCGATGGTTCCGAATCTGGCGGGAGTACCGACGGCCACTCGAGCCAGCCCGATCGTGGCAGCTCCGGGCGGATTAGGGGCGCGCCCCGCTGGAGGCACCGGGTGCATGGCCAAGGTGGCCAGACCGGAGGCCCCTTACGATGGAcgactgtcggtgttttacatgaatcctagtccgatattagctTAGAAatcttactcgagtacaactcgagtagctttcttctatatcgactagttttacttcgtatgcgagtagagtacaacacatataaggtataggacatgtcctatcccctattcctgtatgaactacattatttacacagtcccgtagtcctgggtctaacaagcccccgagctcttcgtagctgagtactgcaggctcctcgagtacttccgaagtagtcttcggcttcttttgaagctccatcttgaagttcttcttcgagtacttccttagctgcatcgaagctatgatgtgctcatgctccgaattacttctttggtatggggtgcgatggaaaatcgcactccatatggagtagcccccgagccttaggttgaatcgaagaatcaggctgagggtcacattagtcttgaatcttccttgcttactctttgaatatatttgaaaaataagtagtcgatgccacgtatcccgcagcccccgagtcttgaatccaaatctctcaggcttgaaaaaaaggatccaatggtcgttGCATGTAGTGAAAAAAATGTTCCCTTGGAAAATATTtgtgtgatggtacagatgatagaagttagatttggaatttgtaaaaccccttttttcgagacaattaaccctgaaaaaatggttaatcaaataatttatctaaaaatccaccaaataacccctcatcttccggaTATTTCctgtgacgactcttcaactttggAAAAGTAAACCTATATCCGGCCgatggttatttaaccccgcggtaacttagggtaaaacccgtgcttccaatcttcaatcagCCGAGTAATTTCCgagtccccaatcagatccgtgcttCGCCTTCACCTCCTTTGACAAGTCCCAAGCTAGCCAAATCTGTCcaccccttctctgcagcccccgagcgcatgcGAGTAAAGCGGCTCGTGACAAACAGATCTGAAATGGCGCCTGAGAGATCCaacaagaaggatgggaaggggaaggaatcgcagccgccttccggggagtggacttatagtaagtgctccaataacgaccTCCTGAATCTtatttctgagggtttgcttcaagGGAAAGATCCCGTCAACTGGCGCCTTCTTTTCGCCAatctcttcccatggagaatgtagacgaaatcatcCCATTCTACCATTTCGCTGAACGTGGTTTGGCCCTCCcacctgttccttcttccgtggccttctttatttctacgggcttgagctccatcatctcaaccgatgtgaacacggttccctacatcccggagctgttctccgcacaaaatcctccagagcCGGTAAGCTTTCGACTACTTGGAATACTTTCTGTTGTTCTCGAACTTCCGCTAACTaagaatcctctgcagggacacacggcatTGTATCGGAGTTATCCGCCACAATCCGACGTCCCCCGACcgtaccaccttctccccagcgccacaGCCGAAGTGAAAAGGGCTCAATCGTCTGATGATATGCCCAGCGGCGAGACAACCGAGAGCGAGATCCCCCTGGCGGAGAAGGCAGCTGAAGGGAaggcaaacaagaacaactcctccggatcatctgtggagttggtagaagccttgccatcggtccctcggggtcgtcgggtggtaCGCAAGTGCAAAGCGAACATAGTCGAATCCACCAGGTATGGGACCGCCGTCTTGTGGAATTGTCAAGTCTTGTGGTTGTTGGATGCTTACTTTGTTTTTGTTGctgtccttcttcttctcctcccgaccccaagtgccgaaaggtggtcgggaccgcatttgctggggatgatgttccggcaGGTGGTTttgcagaaactgctgggatggACCTGTCGACTGCTTCTGCAGGGTcatgaccattgccgtggcgggtacctcgccggggcatctcgcgccctcggctggtgtgaccccgccaccagTAATGAATACCGTGGTTGTAAAACCACGTGTACTAAGGCTTAAGAAGCCCgccatgaagaaatcctctctgtgagtgcagctccttgttcataatgtatcttctgCTCTTTCGACTTttttgatgatatatctgattCTGCTTTGTTAGGACTTCGTCTGCTTTGGGGTTGGATGAGCCAGAGCCTATCTCGGCTACTCTAGCCCCTGAGCCGCCAGCAGGACAGCCTGAAGCAGAAAGCGCACAACTGCTGCCACCCGGGAATGAGGACGCGActctgcccgacccaccacctcccgagccccaggAAATCGAATccagtgctggtggtggtgagcaAGTTGAGGCCACCGATGCCGCTCTTGCAgaaggcacaggtaagtgtctgaccccctgCGGCTAACTTCTTAGATCGTAGGCTTCGTTTATTGAACGTTTTTCGACTTGCAGGTTCCCcgcagccatcaactgaagaggctgCGGGTACTTCTTGCAACTCTGGAACTCTATTGATGCCTGGGAGAGGACTCGAGAACATTGTCACCAATGAtctgttggatgatcctctcctctcggttgacaacatgaggtatttccagaagatctccaagaaGATGTACaggtttaccctggtaaggtatgactgctcttctgccattatgctttgttaagttgttttgtcttctcagtcttcccccttatacaggatgtggccagacgctctcaagaaaaatctgagaagctgaaggcagtcgagagtggcctccgGGAGCTCCAAGCGAAGGATCGACGCATCGAGGAAGAAATCCGAAAGAACATCAATCTTTgcaaagagctcgacaagctgaagcaggagcggacacgagcaacatggctgctcaagaacgacATCCATAAtattgagaagtccaactctgagctccaagaacagctcaaggagcagaaaaaagcgcatcaaggcaagtcctttcctcactcgagtactttctctagcagttggtcttgtgttctgaaacactgtcttcaccgcaaagcttaagaaactcttagcttataaagaagagttacttactaacataaagaatatgctgtatcatcaTACAGATAAtatcgagaagctgcagaagatGATCGCTGATACTGAGAAGTAGTTTGTCGATTGCCTTTAGCAGATCATGACGCTGGGTGAAGAGAAGGAATAGCGCTAGAAAGAGttggaggacctaagggtggccgcccgatagctggttgaagtggtggatccCTTGGAAGATGGCGCAgcagacgggcgatccctgctggagcgacttcgcggagctccgcagaaagtcctcagcttcGTTGCCGAGGCCTCCACAATATATGTTAGCCATGCCTTAGGTCTTGTAAAATCGTTTTGGcctaaggctcgactagaggtactcgcatagggtgtagctgcggactgctttgaagagcagttcagcgagtaccttctagaggccaggcctgtagctgaaaaaatagtagagagtatagAACAGGATTGAGTTATTATAAAGACAAGTattcttctccttgtaatatatctgtcagtgA
Protein-coding sequences here:
- the LOC112891664 gene encoding GATA transcription factor 23-like encodes the protein MGSADHSEIDGIVVAERGARSCVECRATTTPMWRSGPTGPRSLCNACGIRYRKKRRQELGLDHKQQQQQRSQHNGEATTEVKDSSSSSSGSSNLQAVQKRRLLMGVEEAALLLMTLSSSPTSTLLHG